The Phaeobacter sp. A36a-5a genomic interval AGCCTGCGGGTGGGGGGCGCCATGGCAAAGGGTGTACCGACCGACAGCTCCAACCTGATGATGAAAGCGGCTGAGCTGTTACAGGTCGAGCGGGGGGCGGAGCTGAGGTTGGATAAGCAGCTGCCACCGGCCTCTGGCATCGGGGGCGGGTCCTCCGATGCGGCGGCGACGTTGCGGGTCCTGTGCGAGCTGTGGCAGGTACCTCTTCCCGGAGTTGCAGAGGTTCTCCCCCTGGGAGCGGATCTGCCGGTTTGCATGGAGCCGGGCGCCCAGCGGATGCGTGGTATCGGTGAGCAGCTGGAGCGGTTGCCAGCCTTGCCCGACTGCACGATTGTTCTGGCCAATCCGGGGGTGTCAGTCGCCACGTCGGCGATTTTTCGTGCGATGGAGAAACGTGACAACCCACCGATGCCCGACAGGCTACCCGTTTGGCAGAGCGCAGAGGAGCTGGCGGCCTGGCTTTCGGGTCAGCGCAACGATCTGCAGGGGGCGGCAATTATGCTCGAGCCTCTGATCGGAGCGGTTCTCGACGCGCTGTCGGGTTTGGCCCCGCTGTTTCACGCGATGTCGGGGTCAGGTGCGACCTGCTACGCGTTATTTGCCGACGAGGCGACGGCAGAGGCGGCGGCTGCCACCTTGCAGGCGGCACATCCTGACTGGTGGGTGCGCGCGGGCCGGTTGCTGGCATGACCGGCGCACAGCCAAAAAAGCCTGCGCAGCGGTGCGGGCCTCTCAGGCGTTAATCCGGTTATTCTTTAGGCCTAGGCAAGGCGGGCGACAACATAGTCGGCCAGATCATGCAGCATCTGGCGGATCGGATCCTCTGGCAGGGAGGTCAAGGCGTCCTGTGCCTTGGCAACCCATTGCATCGCATCGCGGCGGGTCGCGGCCAACGTGTCGTATTTGTCCATCAGGGACAGCGCATGGTCGAGGTCGCCCTCATCCTGACGTCCCTTTTCAATGGTGCGAACCCAGAAGGCGCGCTCTTCTGCGGTGGCCTGTGCAACGGCCTTGATCACCGGCAGGGTCAGCTTGCGTTCGCGGAAATCATCGCCGACGTTTTTTCCCGTCGCGGAGCTATCACCCTGATAATCCAATAGATCGTCGGCAATCTGGAAGGCGATACCAAGCGCATCGCCATAGGCAAACAACGCGTCTACCTGCGCTTCGGGTGCGCCGGCGACGACGCCACCGGCCTGAGTCGCGGCGGAGAACAGCGCTGCTGTCTTGCCGCGCACAACCTGCAGGTACACGGCCCCATCGGTGGCAAGATCGCTGGCCGCAGTCATTTGCAGAACTTCACCCTCGGCAATGGTCGCCGAGGCGTTGGCCAGGATATCGAGCACCCGCAGAGAGCCGGTTTCCACCATCAACTGGAAACTGCGCGCAAAGAGATAGTCGCCGACTAGAACCGAGCTTTTGTTGTCCCACAAGAGATTGGCTGTCGGACGACCGCGGCGCTGTCCGCTTTCGTCAACCACGTCATCATGCAGCAGGGTGGCGGTGTGAATGAATTCAACGGTTGCTGCCAGTTTCACGTGGTTTTCACCGCTGTAGCCACACAGGCGCGCTGCCGCGAGGGTCAGCATCGGGCGCAAACGCTTGCCGCCGGCCTCGACAAGATGGGCCGTTACCTCGGGAATGCGCGGCGCATGTTTCGAGGCCATGCGTGTCTGGATCAGCGTATTGACCGCTGCCATTTCGTCGCTGAGTGTCGCGGCCAGCATGTCATGCGGCTTTTGCGTCAGGATTTGATTCATCGTTTTCCCGCTTGCAAGGCTCGACAAGGCGCAGCCCTTGCCCTTAGATCCATCCCTATGAAGGAACTTTTGCGCAGCACCGACCCAACTGTCATGGCCTTTGCCACCGCCCTTCTTGAGGGTGAGGATATAGACTGCTTTCAAATGGACGTAAATATGAGCATCCTTGAAGGTGGTATCGGGATATTCCCGCGCAGATTGATGGTGCGCAGCGATGATCATGCCGCTGCCGAGCGCGTGATGCGTGACAATGATATTCCGCTGCGCTGATGTCGGGATTTGAGGACAGCGCTCTTAGCCAGGACGCGTTTCTGGGTGCGCGGGTACAGTTGTTGCAACCAAAGCAGGGGTATCGCGCCGGGGTCGACCCTGTCCTGCTGGCCGCAGCCGTTCCTGCACAGCCTGGTGATCGGGTGCTGGAGCTGGGCTGCGGAGGCGGTCCGGCTCTGTTATGTCTGGCTGCGCGGGTCCCGGATCTGGACCTGACCGGGGTCGAGCTTCAGGTCGATTATGCCGATCTGGCGCGACGCAATGCCGCGCTGAACGCAGTCGATATCACGGTCGTCGAGGCTGATCTGGCAGCACTGCCGCTGGATCTGCGCCAGATCCAGTTTGACCATGTCATCGCCAACCCACCCTATTATCGCGCCGGTGCGCACAGTCCGGCGCAGGACGTGGGGCGGCAGATTGCGCTCGGCGGGGCGACGGAGTTGACCGTCTGGTTCGATACCGCCGCGCGACGCCTCACCCATAAGGGATATCTGCACATGATCCAGCGGGCCGATCGCCTGCCGGAAATGCTTGGGGCCTGTCTTGGACGTCTGGGCTCACTTGAGGTGTTGCCATTGGCCGCCCGTGTCGGTCGTGGCGCCGAATTGGTTCTGCTGCGGGCGCGCAAGGGTGGCCGCGCAGGCTTCAGGCTGCATGCGCCGCTGATCCTGCACAACGGTGAAGCACATTTGCGTGACGCCGAAAACTACCAGGCGGAGATCCGGGCTGTTCTTCGTGATGGCCATGGGTTGCCCTGGCCAAGCTGATATTTGCGGGAGACTCGCGGAGAATCGGCTCTCATTCGGCGAGGACATGCCGAAATGACGGTTTCATGACAAAATATATGCTTCTGCAGCGTGACAGAGCAATAATCTTGTGTTCCACTCACTTTGTACGCAACACGCTCAAAGAAGGAGGAATGACATGAGCCTCAGCTCGCATCTGACCGAACTAAAGAAGAAGCACGAGCATCTGAGCATGGAAGTCGAACACGCCCAACGCTCACCCGCGACCGACGGGCTGCGTATCGCGTCGATGAAGAAACAGAAACTGAAACTCAAAGAAGAAATTAAACGTCTCTCGACGGAGGAACTTGCCGTCTGAGAGAGTGGTCTGATCTGAGGTGACCGCAGTCCCGTCGCTGCGGTGCCTGAGGCAGAACCGATTGGTTGTTAGGGGTCATCAGCACGGCTGGTGACCCCTTCTTGTTTCTGGGTCTGGCGCGGGATTTTCTGTTGCGGCCCTTGGGAAGGGATGCGCCGGTAGATGGATGCTTCAGGGCGTCGCATTGGCCCGCGCGGCCAGCAGCGCCCCGCCTGTTATCAGGCAGGCTGCAATCGCCAGCGTCCATGACGCAGGCGCAATTCCTGCAACAACAAGGATCAGTGTTGAAAGCAAAGGTGCTGCATAAGAGCTGGTGCCGAGCAGTTGGATGTCACCCTGTTTCACTCCGATGTCCCAGACATAGAACGCAAGGCCGACCGGCCCCAGACCCAGCGCGACTGTCGCTCCCCAACCGCTGATGCCGACGGGCCAATGGCTTTCTTCCAGCGCGAAATGAAGGCCCCAGGATGCTGCCGCAGTGATCAGGCAGAATACGGCAACCGTGCTGGTGGGGGCTGTCCCCAGGCGTCGCGCAAGCACGGAATATCCCGACCACGTCAGTGCGCAGAGTAGCGCAAGCCCATAGCCGGGCAGTGCCGCGGCATCAAACTCGGCTCCGCCACCGGTGATGATTGTTGCGGCACCGGCGAAGCCGAGGAGGGCCCCCAGCAAATGCCCCGCGCGCAGTGTTTCCCCGGGCAGCAGGCCGGACAACAGCACAATCAGCAATGGCCAGAGATAGGCAATGAGCCCTGCTTCGGCTGCGGGGGCCATCCTCAGCGCGGAGAAGTAAAGCGCATGATAGCCAAAGAGACCGAGGCTGCCGAAGAGATAGACCCGCCATGACACTTGTCGCAGTGCCGTGAGGCCACCACTGCGCCAACACCATATGAGGCCCAATGAGCCGCCGATTGTGAAACACAAGGCGTTCAACAGGAGCGGTGGGGTCGGCGCAGTGCCAACGGTGAGAACAGCCAGTAGCGACCAAAGCAATACCGCGACAAAGCCGGTCGCCGTTGCGCGGTTCCTGGTCATGTGAGACTGTCTACCGACACGATGGTCAGCCCATCTGACACGGCGGCGGTCTTTTCGATTTCGGCCAGGATCCAGTCGCGGAATGCCACGATCTGCGGGCGCGTTTCAGCGCCTTTCTGACAGAGGAAGCTAAATCGGGCCTTGCCGGTTAGCGCCGTTTTGAAGGGGGCAACCAGACGCCCTTCGGCAAGATCCTTTACCACCAGCGCGCGCCGCCCTAAAACCACCCCGGCCCCTGCCAAAGCGGCATCCACCGCGTGGTCGGCGTTGCTGAAGCGGGCGCCATGGGTGGGGTTGAACTCCTCACCCATCAACTTGAACCAGGCGGTCCAGTCGAGCTGCGGTGACATAAAGTTCAGTGAATCGTCGTGGATTAGCGGCGCGTCTTTCAGCGCGGCGACGGTGGGGTAACGCTGCGCGATATCAGGTGTCATGACCGGCATCACCCACTCCACAGGCAGCGGCATTGAATAGACGTCTGGGTATGGGCCGTAGCCAAAACGGATCGCCACATCAACGTCGTCGCGCATCAGATCGACACGGCGCAGGCTGGCCGAGAACCGAAGGTCGATTTCAGGGTGGGCGCGCGCAAACTCGTAAAAGCGCGGCGCCAGCCATTTCGCGGTAAAGGCAGGGCCGGCCGTGACCGTCAGGACCCCATCGTCCTGTAGCCGGATTGCCGCGCGCCAGGCTGCCGTCAGTGCCTGAAACCCATCAGACGTCCCGGGCGCCAGGGCAGCCCCTGCTTCCGTCAGCTCGACGGCGCGGTTCAGGCGGCGGAATACCGGTGTTCCCAAATGCTCTTCCAGGGATTTGATCTGAAATGACAGCGCTGCCGGGGTCACGTTCAACTCCTGTGCCGCACGGGCAAAGGACATATGGCGGGCGGCGGCTTCAAAGGCGCGCAGGGCGGTCAGTGGTGGCAGGCGATCAGACATATGAGATAAGTAATACTTAAGTGAAGTGCTGAAAAGTCTCGTTTGTCTGTTGACACGAAAAGGCGCATATCTTGGTCAAGTTAGCAACACTGATCTGAATGGAGGCCGAAACGATGGAATATTCTGCCAGTGCTACCGTGAAACTCGCCCTGCAACGCGCACATGAGGAGCGCGGCCAGGTCGTACGTGCGCTGTGGGCGCGTATATTTGCACCTCGTCGCGCCACGCGGCTGCGTGCTGGGGTTTCCCGCTGGGCATAGCGCGCATGTCCTTACGGGGTTGGAAAAGGGCCGGCCCAGTGGACCGGCCCTTGCCATCTGTGCTTGGTGCGGTCTTACACGAAGAACTGCGCGCCATTGGCCGAAATGGTGGAGCCGTTGATAAAGCCCGAGTCCTCTGATGCGAGGAAGGTCACGCAGCGAGCAATCTCTTCCGGCTCACCCAGGCGGCCAGCTGGGATCTGGCCAATGATCGACTCGCGGACCTTCTCAGGAACGGCCATCACCATCTCGGTCGCAATATAGCCTGGGCAGATCGCGTTGGCGGTGATGCCCGCCCGCGCCCCTTCCTGGGCCAGAGATTTCACGATGCCGAGGTCGCCTGCTTTGGTCGCGGCATAGTTTACCTGAGCGAACTGGCCT includes:
- a CDS encoding 4-(cytidine 5'-diphospho)-2-C-methyl-D-erythritol kinase, translating into MTVEGFAPAKINLTLHVTGQRTDGYHLLDSLVVFADIGDRITAVSADALSLRVGGAMAKGVPTDSSNLMMKAAELLQVERGAELRLDKQLPPASGIGGGSSDAAATLRVLCELWQVPLPGVAEVLPLGADLPVCMEPGAQRMRGIGEQLERLPALPDCTIVLANPGVSVATSAIFRAMEKRDNPPMPDRLPVWQSAEELAAWLSGQRNDLQGAAIMLEPLIGAVLDALSGLAPLFHAMSGSGATCYALFADEATAEAAAATLQAAHPDWWVRAGRLLA
- a CDS encoding YdcH family protein, which gives rise to MSLSSHLTELKKKHEHLSMEVEHAQRSPATDGLRIASMKKQKLKLKEEIKRLSTEELAV
- a CDS encoding putative signal transducing protein yields the protein MKELLRSTDPTVMAFATALLEGEDIDCFQMDVNMSILEGGIGIFPRRLMVRSDDHAAAERVMRDNDIPLR
- a CDS encoding transcriptional regulator GcvA, which encodes MSDRLPPLTALRAFEAAARHMSFARAAQELNVTPAALSFQIKSLEEHLGTPVFRRLNRAVELTEAGAALAPGTSDGFQALTAAWRAAIRLQDDGVLTVTAGPAFTAKWLAPRFYEFARAHPEIDLRFSASLRRVDLMRDDVDVAIRFGYGPYPDVYSMPLPVEWVMPVMTPDIAQRYPTVAALKDAPLIHDDSLNFMSPQLDWTAWFKLMGEEFNPTHGARFSNADHAVDAALAGAGVVLGRRALVVKDLAEGRLVAPFKTALTGKARFSFLCQKGAETRPQIVAFRDWILAEIEKTAAVSDGLTIVSVDSLT
- a CDS encoding polyprenyl synthetase family protein, coding for MNQILTQKPHDMLAATLSDEMAAVNTLIQTRMASKHAPRIPEVTAHLVEAGGKRLRPMLTLAAARLCGYSGENHVKLAATVEFIHTATLLHDDVVDESGQRRGRPTANLLWDNKSSVLVGDYLFARSFQLMVETGSLRVLDILANASATIAEGEVLQMTAASDLATDGAVYLQVVRGKTAALFSAATQAGGVVAGAPEAQVDALFAYGDALGIAFQIADDLLDYQGDSSATGKNVGDDFRERKLTLPVIKAVAQATAEERAFWVRTIEKGRQDEGDLDHALSLMDKYDTLAATRRDAMQWVAKAQDALTSLPEDPIRQMLHDLADYVVARLA
- the yddG gene encoding aromatic amino acid exporter YddG, whose product is MTRNRATATGFVAVLLWSLLAVLTVGTAPTPPLLLNALCFTIGGSLGLIWCWRSGGLTALRQVSWRVYLFGSLGLFGYHALYFSALRMAPAAEAGLIAYLWPLLIVLLSGLLPGETLRAGHLLGALLGFAGAATIITGGGAEFDAAALPGYGLALLCALTWSGYSVLARRLGTAPTSTVAVFCLITAAASWGLHFALEESHWPVGISGWGATVALGLGPVGLAFYVWDIGVKQGDIQLLGTSSYAAPLLSTLILVVAGIAPASWTLAIAACLITGGALLAARANATP
- a CDS encoding tRNA1(Val) (adenine(37)-N6)-methyltransferase, with amino-acid sequence MSGFEDSALSQDAFLGARVQLLQPKQGYRAGVDPVLLAAAVPAQPGDRVLELGCGGGPALLCLAARVPDLDLTGVELQVDYADLARRNAALNAVDITVVEADLAALPLDLRQIQFDHVIANPPYYRAGAHSPAQDVGRQIALGGATELTVWFDTAARRLTHKGYLHMIQRADRLPEMLGACLGRLGSLEVLPLAARVGRGAELVLLRARKGGRAGFRLHAPLILHNGEAHLRDAENYQAEIRAVLRDGHGLPWPS